A genomic stretch from Vulpes lagopus strain Blue_001 chromosome 11, ASM1834538v1, whole genome shotgun sequence includes:
- the PTGDR2 gene encoding prostaglandin D2 receptor 2 has protein sequence MSANATLKPLCPILEQMSRIQSHSNSSMRYMDHASVLLHGLASLLGLMENGLILFVVGCRMRQTVVTTWVLHLALSDLLATATLPFFTYFLAVGHSWELGTTFCKLHSSIFFLNMFASGFLLSAISLDRCLQVVRPVWAQNHRTVAMAHRVCLGLWALAVFNTVPYFVFRDTIPRLDGRIMCYYNVLLLNPGPDRDATCNTRQAALAVSKFLLAFVVPLAIIASSHFLVSAQLCHRGRRRPSRFVRLVAAVVAAFALCWGPYHVFSLLEARAHADPSLRPLVWRGLPFVTSLAFLNSVINPLLYVLTCPDVLRKLRRSLRSVLESVLLDDSELGGPGSGCRRRSSGPRQAPAARQPPPPSRPARLLAWLQGVRGRSSPRARSRSQDERGPLNRVLSTTSG, from the coding sequence ATGTCGGCCAACGCCACCCTGAagcccctctgccccatcctgGAGCAGATGAGCCGCATCCAAAGCCACAGCAACTCCAGCATGCGCTACATGGACCACGCTTCAGTGCTGCTGCACGGGCTAGCCTCGCTGCTGGGCCTGATGGAGAACGGACTCATCCTGTTTGTGGTGGGCTGCCGCATGCGCCAGACGGTGGTCACCACCTGGGTGCTGCACCTGGCACTGTCAGACCTGCTGGCCACGGCCACCCTGCCCTTCTTCACTTACTTCCTGGCGGTGGGCCACTCGTGGGAGCTGGGCACCACGTTCTGCAAGCTGCACTCCTCCATCTTCTTCCTCAACATGTTCGCCagtggcttcctgctcagcgccATCAGCCTGGACCGCTGCCTGCAGGTGGTGCGGCCAGTGTGGGCACAGAACCACCGCACGGTGGCCATGGCCCACAGGGtctgcctggggctctgggcGCTGGCGGTGTTCAACACGGTGCCCTATTTCGTGTTCCGGGACACCATCCCGCGGCTCGACGGCCGCATCATGTGCTACTACAACGTGCTGCTTCTGAATCCGGGGCCCGACCGCGACGCCACGTGCAACACACGCCAGGCAGCCCTGGCCGTCAGCAAGTTCCTGTTGGCCTTCGTCGTGCCACTGGCCATCATCGCCTCCAGCCACTTTCTTGTGAGTGCGCAGCTGTGTCACCGTGGCCGCCGGCGGCCCAGCCGCTTTGTGCGCCTGGTGGCGGCGGTGGTGGCGGCCTTCGCACTCTGCTGGGGGCCCTACCACGTGTTCAGCTTGCTGGAGGCGCGGGCGCATGCCGACCCCTCGCTGCGGCCACTCGTGTGGCGGGGCCTGCCCTTCGTCACCAGCCTGGCCTTCCTCAACAGCGTGATCAACCCGCTGCTCTACGTGCTCACCTGCCCCGACGTGCTGCGCAAACTGCGGCGCTCGCTGCGGAGCGTGCTGGAGAGTGTGCTGCTGGACGACAGCGAGCTGGGTGGCCCGGGCAGTGGGTGCCGCCGCCGCTCCTCGGGGCCCCGCcaggcccccgccgcccgccagcCACCGCCTCCGTCCCGGCCCGCTCGCCTGCTTGCCTGGCTGCAGGGCGTCCGCGGGCGGTCATCACCGAGGGCCCGGTCCAGGTCCCAGGACGAGAGGGGCCCCCTGAACCGGGTGCTGAGCACCACATCAGGGTAG